The stretch of DNA TTTGCAAAACAAAACACTTTCTGGATTCTTAGGAAATGTACCTGTATACGACCAATTACATGATTTAAAAGCCAATAAAGCAGCAAATGTTGATTTCTTATACAATGGACTAGTCGAAGGACAAGGTGCTCCTATTACAGGAAATGGAATTAACATTACTATTGTTGATGGTGGAAGTATTATCCCACATCAAGAATTTAATAATATCCCAAATCGAATTGAATTAGTAGATTTTGGTGAAAATATTGAAGGTTCGACAAGTACTGTAACCTATCATTCACATGCATTGAATGTTTCAGGAATTATGGGAGCGAGTGGTATAGATGCTGCAGCTAAAGGTGTTTTGGCCGAGTCAAAATTCAAAAGTTATTCATTTAATACGACGCAAGAATCTGGAAATTATTTCGAAAAAACATTTGCGTCAGATTATAAATTATCTAACCATTCCTATGGTGTAAATACAGGATGGGCAATGGATATTTATAGTTTATTATTAGGTATTATTTCTTATCCATTACCAATTGAGCCTTTAACTGATGCTACAAAAACATATTCTGGTACTTATTATTCCTCTGATTACAATTGGGATTATATCGTTGATGCAGATCCATCACATATTATCGTAAAAGCGGCAGGAAATAGTTTTGGAGAAAGTGTAGCAACAATAACTTCTAGCCCAAGATCTTTTATCGGTATCGATGTAGATGGTAACCAATACGAGAAAGCAATTGGTACTGTTAATGATTCTGTTACAATTACTTTGGCAAGTTTACCAAGCGGTAACTGTGAAGGTAACAAACCATGTATTGACTACGGAAGTTTAGCTAAAAATATCATTACAGTAGGAGCAATTGAACAATACATTGACGCAAATGACAACCGCTATGTTAGTCCAAATCAGGTACAATATGCGAATTATTCTTCAGCAGGTCCACGTAAAGATGGTGCTATTAAGCCTGATATTGCAGCTGTTGGTTCTAATCATAGAGTAGCGAATGGTACAAATCCTAACACGATTAACTCATATGGAACTAACTCAGGTACTTCATTCTCTTCACCAATGGTTACTGGTGTTATTGGTGCATTAACACAATTACAACGTAACTTATTAAATGATGAAACATTTGGATTTAGAGGGGATGAAGCAAAAAACTTAATTACGCATACGGCAGATGAATCAGGATTATTCCCAGGACCAGATGTATTTGCAGGTTGGGGTGTAATCAATGCAAAAACAGCAGCAGAAATTTTAATTGATGTAAACAATGAAGAAGCTATTTTCGAAACTTTTGAATTTGAAAATGGAACTACACGAACATATGAAGTATATGGAAAAGCTGATACCCCATTAAAAGCTTCTATTTCTTGGATTGATCCTGCAGCTGATTTTGTTCCTGATACAGAAACTTTTTGGACAGACTTTGTGAACGACACATCGAACAAATTAGTTAATGATTTTGACTTACGCATAATCGATACAGAGACGAACGAAGTATACTTCCCTTGGAAATTAGATCCAAATGCGCCACGTGCTGCAGCATTAAAAGGTGACAATACGGTAGACAATGTAGAGCAAGTTTTACTTGAAAATCCTGTTGCAGATCGCCGTTATGTTGTACAAATTTCACACAAAGGAAATTTAGTAAATCACGAAAGAGCAATTGAAAACAGATTTATCAATGTTTTAGTTTCTGGATACAATGTTGCCCCATTAAGTACTTCGGACGTAAATAATACTCTAGTATCAGTTTACCCTACTAAAACTAAAGGTACAATCACTATAGCTAATGCAGAAAGTAAAGCTTTAGTAGAAGTGTATTCAATGAATGGACAAAAAGTAAAAACTGAAAAATTATCAAGCACAAATCAAATTGATTTATCGAACTTAGCTCAAGGTATATACATTATAAAAGTAAAATCAGAAGGAAAAGAAATATCGAAAAAAATCGTAAAATACTAAGAATAAGAAAGCCACTCAATCGAGTGGCTTTTTTAATTTTATTTTGCTTGTGTCTGTTGAGGTAAATTAATTTTACTTGGCTCTTTTAATTCTAAATCTTTAATTTTCTTTGGTTTAACACTTCCTTGGTGACAAGTAAAACAAGATACTTTGGCTTTATCCGATGCATCATAATTAAAATGCTTCTCGTTTAATTCTTTCGTCATTGTAATCATATGACGCGCAAATTCTTTTTCTTGTTTCGCATCTGATGCAAAATCCATTTTACCCTCAGCATTTGGAGCATGACAATGATTGCATTTAACACCCAAAGCGGTATTAAACTCTCTCATCATCCCTTTCAAGTCTTCTTCAGAAATATCTTGAGGTAAAACCTTTAAATTTTCCCATTGCGATTCCACTTTCGCAATTTCTTTTCCTTGATCCACTTCTGCACTTGTAGCTGATGCACAGCTCACTATAACGGCAACAAAAGCACCTAATATTGCTATTTTTTTCATATTCTAGAACTTCAATTGGATGTTCAATTTACAGCATATTTTATTTTTTTTGGGAATGGTTTTAAAAATATCCTGTAGTTTAAACAAATTCTGAATTATTTTATTGAAATTGCATAGCATTATGGAAAGAATACAGAAAATTTTATTATTATTTGATCAGTTTCGTAAGCACAAAAAATGGAATAGCTTTTATTTAAAAAGTATTCAATCATTAATTCATAGCCTATTATTACCTCCTGGCGAAGTGATTGAATGTTCAATTGACGAATTAAGTCAAAACGAAGAATTTTGTTTACCCCTTTTCATTTCTCGAGACG from Faecalibacter sp. LW9 encodes:
- a CDS encoding S8 family peptidase, with protein sequence MKKIYLLLPLVFTAFVNAQTTQDVQNHLEIQKNVILQKQRTLKTPSVITLNHAEEKVIKEYLATKGIQLSPQQYVEQQNSLQNKTLSGFLGNVPVYDQLHDLKANKAANVDFLYNGLVEGQGAPITGNGINITIVDGGSIIPHQEFNNIPNRIELVDFGENIEGSTSTVTYHSHALNVSGIMGASGIDAAAKGVLAESKFKSYSFNTTQESGNYFEKTFASDYKLSNHSYGVNTGWAMDIYSLLLGIISYPLPIEPLTDATKTYSGTYYSSDYNWDYIVDADPSHIIVKAAGNSFGESVATITSSPRSFIGIDVDGNQYEKAIGTVNDSVTITLASLPSGNCEGNKPCIDYGSLAKNIITVGAIEQYIDANDNRYVSPNQVQYANYSSAGPRKDGAIKPDIAAVGSNHRVANGTNPNTINSYGTNSGTSFSSPMVTGVIGALTQLQRNLLNDETFGFRGDEAKNLITHTADESGLFPGPDVFAGWGVINAKTAAEILIDVNNEEAIFETFEFENGTTRTYEVYGKADTPLKASISWIDPAADFVPDTETFWTDFVNDTSNKLVNDFDLRIIDTETNEVYFPWKLDPNAPRAAALKGDNTVDNVEQVLLENPVADRRYVVQISHKGNLVNHERAIENRFINVLVSGYNVAPLSTSDVNNTLVSVYPTKTKGTITIANAESKALVEVYSMNGQKVKTEKLSSTNQIDLSNLAQGIYIIKVKSEGKEISKKIVKY
- a CDS encoding c-type cytochrome, encoding MKKIAILGAFVAVIVSCASATSAEVDQGKEIAKVESQWENLKVLPQDISEEDLKGMMREFNTALGVKCNHCHAPNAEGKMDFASDAKQEKEFARHMITMTKELNEKHFNYDASDKAKVSCFTCHQGSVKPKKIKDLELKEPSKINLPQQTQAK